In Desulfobacterales bacterium, a single window of DNA contains:
- a CDS encoding phosphopantetheine-binding protein, with the protein MALTRETIQLELLRIFEENFEIENPGPDDDLREKYEFDSIDAIELLVEIENLLGFKLTQEEKKQAMGIRTINHIYDYMEEMAKSRN; encoded by the coding sequence ATGGCATTAACGCGTGAGACGATACAGCTTGAGCTTTTGAGGATTTTCGAGGAAAATTTCGAAATCGAAAATCCGGGGCCGGACGACGATTTGCGGGAAAAATACGAATTTGACAGCATCGATGCCATTGAACTCCTGGTGGAAATCGAGAATCTGCTGGGCTTTAAGCTCACCCAGGAGGAAAAAAAACAGGCCATGGGAATTCGGACCATCAACCATATCTACGACTATATGGAAGAGATGGCAAAAAGCAGGAATTGA
- a CDS encoding lysophospholipid acyltransferase family protein — protein MRPKHLKPVADIVIPLICWTYYIPGFLLFFAPAYLAAFVFSGNRERAWQKLNHLFFKIFFRLLQKITPGLSIQVADDVLSIRSAIIVSNHVSYLDPILLISLFARQKTIVKRTFFKLPVFGWILKTSGYIPSALNGNPDMIRRIEDMGAYLASGGNLFIFPEGTRSRDGRIGRFNKSAFKIAANCNAPIYVIFIQNTDVLFPPGGFRFSTCVPNAVRVELIGRLAPDNQNFSVSEIADRARTLMLQRHGRLIKGIKGEE, from the coding sequence ATGCGTCCCAAACACCTCAAACCGGTTGCCGATATTGTCATCCCGCTGATCTGCTGGACATATTACATCCCGGGATTTTTGCTGTTTTTTGCCCCCGCCTATCTGGCAGCCTTCGTATTTTCCGGAAACCGGGAAAGGGCCTGGCAGAAGCTGAATCACTTGTTTTTCAAAATTTTTTTCCGGCTGTTGCAAAAGATCACCCCGGGCCTGTCGATTCAGGTCGCAGACGATGTTTTATCGATCCGTTCCGCAATCATCGTGAGCAACCACGTCTCCTATCTCGATCCCATCCTCCTGATTTCCCTGTTTGCACGGCAAAAGACCATTGTAAAACGCACGTTTTTCAAGCTTCCCGTTTTCGGCTGGATCCTCAAAACCTCCGGGTATATCCCGTCGGCCCTGAACGGAAACCCGGACATGATCAGGCGCATCGAGGACATGGGCGCGTACCTGGCGTCCGGCGGCAATCTTTTTATTTTTCCCGAAGGCACCCGCAGCCGCGACGGCCGGATCGGCCGGTTCAACAAAAGCGCCTTTAAAATCGCGGCAAACTGCAACGCGCCCATTTATGTTATATTCATACAAAATACCGATGTCCTTTTCCCTCCCGGCGGATTCCGGTTCAGCACCTGCGTGCCCAATGCCGTCCGCGTCGAACTGATCGGACGCCTCGCGCCGGACAACCAAAATTTTTCGGTTTCAGAGATTGCAGACCGGGCGCGAACCCTGATGCTGCAAAGACACGGCCGGTTGATAAAAGGTATAAAAGGTGAAGAATGA